The following are from one region of the Mycolicibacterium helvum genome:
- a CDS encoding DUF732 domain-containing protein has product MIKGLLTAAAAAGAIALIGAPVAGAITNAEADYIKDLTSAGIAGDQAALIADGHTICQALAGGTDPNTLSQRYFTNSGQISHAQADAAVNFAKTDLCPAG; this is encoded by the coding sequence ATGATCAAAGGTTTGTTGACGGCGGCTGCTGCCGCCGGGGCCATCGCGCTCATCGGCGCACCTGTTGCCGGAGCGATCACCAACGCCGAGGCCGACTACATCAAGGACCTCACCAGCGCCGGTATCGCCGGTGACCAGGCGGCTTTGATCGCCGACGGCCACACGATCTGCCAGGCGCTGGCGGGGGGCACAGATCCCAACACGCTGTCGCAGAGGTACTTCACCAACTCCGGTCAGATCAGCCACGCGCAGGCCGACGCCGCGGTCAATTTCGCAAAGACTGACCTTTGCCCAGCAGGCTGA